cagcgaaGTCGCATACCGGGATGGAACGCAGCGCCCGGTGGtgtgcgcgctggccaaAGCCTGCAAGGAACGCCCATGTACATGAGCCCAGAAGTGATCAAAGGCGAGCAGAGCGGCAGGCACGGCGCGATGGATGTGTGGAGCTTGGGGTGTGTACTGCTCGAGTGTGCTACGGGCTCGCGGCCATGGAGCCAGCTGGACAATGAGTGGGCGATCATGTTCCACATTGGCATGGCTAAACAGCACCCGCCGCTGCCAGACGAAGGCCAGCTGAGTGCGCCTGGCATTGATTTCCTGCGCGAATGTTTGACTATCGACCCGCACAAGCGCCCTACTGCCGTTGAGCTCCGCAACCACCCCTggatccgcgcgctggtcgACGTGCTGAATGCCAAGAGCGAGCCGGAGCCAGAGGCCGGCGCATCGACCTCGCCGAGCGAAGGAGCCATTTCCCCGTCCAAAACGCCTGGCTACGAGGCGCTGATTGCAGACAAGCAGTACCGCCGCCAAGATGCGCAGATCAAGGCGATGCTCGAGCCCGAGTCGCCGTACTCGGCGTCATAGTGTACAATAGAAAACCGTTCTACCTACAACAACCTGGCTATGTATGCATCCCCCGGCAGATCAGGGGGTCGTCCGAGTACAGGCCAGCGACCATAAACGTGCCGCGGCCTCGGTACGTGGGATCCCACGAGACGCCAGAAGAAGAAGCTACAGAAGGAGCATCGGGCGTGTTGGCACCCTTGGTTATCAGCAGAGACTGCACGGTAAAATTGTGCGCTGGGGTGAAGCCCAATTCGTTTGCGGGCGCGGGCGCTTGGTCCTTGGGCTGGGCAGGGTCGTAGTAGATCTGGACGACCCAGCTGGGGGCGGTTCCGTTCCCTTTCAGCGATTCTTCCATGTCGAGCGCCGAAGGATGGCCCGCAGTGAGAATCGAGTAGCCCTGGAGGGGGTCTTCAGGAAGCACGTCTGCGTCGTTCTGGGGGGGTGTGAGGAAGACATTGTCCGCCAAGAAGGGCACAGGCAGCACGAGTGCCTTGCCCAGGCGCTCAGCGCGTTCCCATGTGGGGTTCTCGGAGAGGACAGGGTAGAGGAGGACGGCGGCCATGCCCGTTTCGCCGAGGACAAGATGCTTCTTGTCGGGGGTGAGCTGGATGCCGTTGGCAAACTTGATGCCACTGACGACGAGCTCGGTCTCGGTACCtgcctcggcggcgcgccagtcGTACCcatcgtgcgcagcgatcTCGTCGTCAAACGCAATGTGCGAGACCCAGCCAGAGCCGATCAGATCCTCCGAGAAACTTACATAACTGGGAAACTGGCCGTCCACATGGTTGCGCTCAAACCAGCGTGCGGCCCAGGAGCCAAAGACGCCGCGGACCATCTCCACAGTCGCGTCGTACGGCGAGACGCGATGGAAGTACACGTGCATGTTTGATACCAGGATGCGGTTCGCGTCAATGGGCCATacggcgtcggcgccgtAGGTGCCGACGGGCGTGAAGATGGTGCGCACAAATCTGCCGCGCCATCCGTCGTCGGTGCGGTCCATGTCAAACACCTCGATCGTCGACACGACGGCCGCGTTGTTCACGACAAAGATGCGCGCAGTGTCCTGCGAGGTGGCATGAACGTTGATGCCCAGCGGGTGGAAGCTGCGGTCGTCGGGAAAGTCGTCAATGGGAAGCAGCTGGGGAGTAGGTGAGTTTGATGCTTGGTAGTCCAGGAaccacagcgcgccgcgataCTCGGGCGACTTGGCGGGGCCAAACACAATGTCCCATTCAGCACGGCCGGGGTCGCaggcaaggagcgcgacgtcgAGGGTCGTATCGATTTTGACGTCCTCGCAGAACTTGGTTatttgcacgcgcgaagcaagctcgtcgctgTATGGGAACGCTTTGGGGTCGGGCGTGGGGTCCccgcgcatcgccatgcactgcggcgcattctcCCCATCCATGCCCCGCACCCAAAAGGGAGGgagcgctgggcgcacCGAGTGCGAGAGCATGTGCGTCACTCTGCGACGGCTGTACACCTCCAAGGCCAAGTATGCAATGATCGCAGCAAATGTGGAAATGAGCGCGATGCCCGATTGGGACAAAAAacgctgcaatgcacgccCCATGGTATGAGGAGCACAGACCGGCACGGGCAGGGAACGCGGCCTACGATGACTAAGTGCGTGCTCGGAATTGTGGAGGACGGCCGAGTAGGGAAGCCATCGTGGATCGGGG
This region of Malassezia vespertilionis chromosome 9, complete sequence genomic DNA includes:
- a CDS encoding uncharacterized protein (TransMembrane:1 (o12-32i)), producing MGRALQRFLSQSGIALISTFAAIIAYLALEVYSRRRVTHMLSHSVRPALPPFWVRGMDGENAPQCMAMRGDPTPDPKAFPYSDELASRVQITKFCEDVKIDTTLDVALLACDPGRAEWDIVFGPAKSPEYRGALWFLDYQASNSPTPQLLPIDDFPDDRSFHPLGINVHATSQDTARIFVVNNAAVVSTIEVFDMDRTDDGWRGRFVRTIFTPVGTYGADAVWPIDANRILVSNMHVYFHRVSPYDATVEMVRGVFGSWAARWFERNHVDGQFPSYVSFSEDLIGSGWVSHIAFDDEIAAHDGYDWRAAEAGTETELVVSGIKFANGIQLTPDKKHLVLGETGMAAVLLYPVLSENPTWERAERLGKALVLPVPFLADNVFLTPPQNDADVLPEDPLQGYSILTAGHPSALDMEESLKGNGTAPSWVVQIYYDPAQPKDQAPAPANELGFTPAHNFTVQSLLITKGANTPDAPSVASSSGVSWDPTYRGRGTFMVAGLYSDDPLICRGMHT